From Longimicrobium sp.:
AATGGGTGACTTAAGGTTCGCTTTAACGGTCATATGCACCCTTCTAGTCGGGTATTTCAACCGTGATGATGCGCTGGAGGAACTTCTTTCTCGCTATAACGACGAGTTTTCGATAGAAGATGAAACAGATGATCGAATCCAGCGGACGTTCAGCTTTATCGACGAGTGTGGGTTTGACAACAGGTCGCGCGCATGGAAGAAAGCTGATTTGTTTACGCTCATCGCTGAGACTGATCGCTGCCTCTCGGAAACCAGCCCAAATTTGCAACCGAGCTTTGCGGTAGACGTGCTGACGTCGTTCTATTCTGCTGTGGAGCGCTCAAGTGCTGACGGGAGTACGCTTCCGTCTATATATTATAAGGCGGCGCTTCAAGCTTCTAACGACCGGGTAAATCGTCTTCGACGAGGAATTATCGTCGGCGGCCTTCTGGAGGGTCAGACCTACGACGGAATATATCAGCGTATGCTGAGCCAGGGGTTGATTAAGCCGAACGACGTGGAGGTTGTATCAGCATCCGCAATTCAGGAGGTACCAGAAGCGCAACCGATGCAAGACAATTTGGATGTGAGTTAAGGTGTTCTGAGCAAAATCACGGTTTGTTTGTCGGTGTGTCCGTCACTAAAAGGGCCGCCCCCGGACCTCGGGAGCGGCCCTTCGCTTTTCCATCCACCTCGCCCTGCTACCGCGTCACTTGATGAAGAGCATGTCGCGGTAGGTGGGGAGCGGCCAGTAGTCGTCGGGGACGACCTTCTCCAGGCGGTCCACGGCGCCCCGGACTGTGGTCATCGCGGGGATGACGTGGTCGCGCATGTGGTAGCTCTTGCTCTCCACCGTGTCGCCGCCCAGCTCCTCGTTCTGCCGCGTCAGCTCGTCCAGCCCGCCGCGCAGCTCGTCCACCAGCGCGCTCACCTTCTGGATCGTCGCCATGATGCCGTTGCTGGCGATGCCCAGCCCCTTGCCGCGGTCCGCCGCGGCCAGCAGGTCGTTCAGGTAGCGCACGGCGGCCGGCAGGATCATGGTGCTGGCGATGTGCTCCGCCGTCTCGCCCTCGATGTTCACCGTCTTGAAGTACTGGTCGTACGCCACCTCGATGCGGCTTTCCAGCTCGCGGTGGCTGAGCACGCCGTACTTCTCGAACATCCCGGCGTTCTTCTCGTCGTGCAGCGTCTCCAGCGCCTCCAGCGTGGTCTTGTGGTTCAGCAGCCCGCGCCGCGCCGCCTCGTCCTGCCACCCGTCGCTGTAGCCGTCGCCGTTGAACACGATCCGCTTCACCCGCCGGATCTCCTCGGCCAGCAGCTTCGACAGCGCCTCCTCGAAGCCCTTGCCGCCCGCCAGCTCGCCCTCGAGCGCGGTGCACATCTCGTCCAGGCTCTCGGCCATGATGGTGTTCAGCACCGTGGCCGGGAAGGAGACCGACTGGCTGGACCCCAGCGCCCGGAACTCGAACTTGTTGCCGGTGAAGGCGAACGGGCTGGTGCGGTTGCGGTCGCCCGCGTGCTGCGGGATGTGCGGCAGCACCGGCGCGCCGAAGCCCAGCAGCCCGCCCTCCTTGCTGCTGGCCGCCGATCCGTGCTGCTCGATCTGCTCCAGCACGTCGGTCAGCTGGTCGCCCAGGAACACCGAGATGATGGCCGGCGGCGCCTCGTTGGCGCCCAGGCGGTGGTCGTTCCCCGCGTAGGCCACCGACGCGCGGATCAGGTCCTGGTGCCGGTCCACCGCGCGCAGCACGGCGGTGCAGAAGAACAGGAACTGCATGTTGTCGTGCGGCGTGTCGCCCGGCTCCAGCAGGTTGGCGCTGTCGGTGCCCAGCGACCAGTTCAGGTGCTTGCCGCTCCCGTTCACCCCCGCGAAGGGCTTCTCGGCCAGCAGGCAGGCCATCCCGTACTTCCGCGCCACGCGCCGCAGCGTGAGCATCATCAGCTGCTGGTGGTCGGCGGCCAGATTGGCGTTCTCGTAGATGGGCGCCATCTCGAACTGCCCCGGCGCCACCTCGTTGTGCCGCGTCTTCACCGGCACGCCCAGGCGGTACAGCTCCCGCTCCACCTCCATCATGAACGCCAGCACCCGGTCGGGGATGGCGCCGAAGTAGTGGTCCTCCATCTCCTGCCCGCGCGGCGGCTTGGCGCCGAAGAGCGTGCGCCCGGTGGTCACCAGGTCGGGGCGGCGGTAGAAGAACTCCTGGTCGATCAGGAAGAACTCCTGCTCGGGGCCGCACGTGGCCGTCACCCGCGGCGTGTCGACGCCGAACAGCTTCAGCGCGCGGCGGGCCTGCACGTCCAGCGCGTTGATGGAGCGCAGCAGCGGGATCTTGGTGTCCAGTGCCTCGCCGGTCCAGCTCGCGAACGCCGTGGGGATCGACAGGTAGCACCCGGCCGGCGTCTCCACGATGAACGCGGGGCTGGTCGGGTCCCACGCGGTGTAGCCGCGCGCCTCGAAGGTCGCCCGCAGCCCGCCGCTGGGGAAGCTGGACGCGTCGGGCTCGCCCTGGATCAGCTCCTTGCCGGTGAACTCGGCCACGGCGCCACCGCCCTTGTTGGGCGTGATGAACGAGTCGTGCTTCTCGGCCGTGCTCCCGGTGAGCGGCTGGAACCAGTGCGTGTAGTGGCTGGCGCCCTTCTCCACCGCCCATTCCTTCATCGCCAGCGCGACGGCGTCGGCGACCGAGGGGTCGAGCGGCTCGCCCTTCTGCACGGTGCGCTGAAGCGCCTTGTAGATCTGCTTGGGAAGCCGGGCGCGCATCTCGGCCAGGCCGAAGGTGTGCTCGCCGAAGATCGACTCGATGTCGGTCATGGTGCGGCCGTTGGGGCCCGACGCACCGTTGCCGGCCGGGGCCTCCCACCCCTTGGCGGCCGCGAGGGCGTCGAATCGTGCGCTGAGCTTGGGCATCTGCGGTTTCCCGGGTTCGGGGTGAAGGGTGGTCTGGTTTTGTCGTCCGCGTCCGTCAGGCGCCGCGCGCGGCGCCGTTGCCCTGCAAGGAGCCGGCGGCCGGGCGCGAGGCCACGGCCAGCTCGGCGGTCTCCTTGATGGTGCTGAGCACGATGCTCGTGGTGGTCCACTGCACGCCCGGCCAGCTCTGGATCTCGGCCAGCAGCCCCTCGAGCGTGCTGGTGCTGTCGGTGCGGATCTTCAGCAGGTGGCTCCCCTGGCCGGTGACGGAGTGGCACTCCAGCACCTCGGGGTGGTCGGTCACGCGCTGCCGGAACTCGGGGTAGTACTGGCTTCCCGCGATGCCGGTGAAGATGAACGCGGTCACGTCGCGCCCCAGCAGCTTGGGGTCCACCACGGCGGTGAACTGCCGGATCACGCCGCGCTCCTCCAGCTTGCGCACGCGCTCGCCCACCGCGGGCGACGACAGCCCCACCGCCACGGCCAGGTCGTGCTGCGAGGTGCGCCCGTGCTGCTGCAGCATCTCAAGCAGCCTCAGGTCGGTTTCGTCAAGCCGTGCGGGGTTGCTCACCTTATCTTCTAAGCTTCTGGTTCTCGGCCGCCTAAGATCCGAAAACAATACTGCACGTCCGCTTGCGATGCAAGGGCAAGGCCATCGCGGGAAGCTGCAGGGCGATGGAAACCGCGAAACGGCAAGGAGATGCGCCGCTGCCGGTGCCTCCACCGAACTCCGCGAGGGCGGAGTGCGTGCCGTCGTAGCCGCGACTTCAGTCGCGTCTTTCGGATGAAAGATTCCGATGCACGAACGCCGAGAGCCGGCCCCCGTGCGGGAGGCCGGCTCTCGAGCGCCGATCGTCATCTGCCGAAGACGCTGTCTGCCGTGTCCGTCTGGCGGAGATGCTCTGCCGCAGCCGCTCACCGGCGACTGAAGTCGCAGCAACAACTACGGGAAGCCTCGCAAACTGCGCGAGGCTTGTTCAGCTCGGAAGCCAGTTCCGGCTGCGGAGGATGCCTCGTTCCGAATCCGCTATCAGGCCAGGCCCTTCTCCGACTGCACCGGCGTGTGGCGGATGAGGAAGCCGCGCACGCGCTGCAGCTCGGCCGCGCCGCCAAGGGCGTGCTTGGGCAGGTAGTGCGCGTACCGCTCGGTCTGGAAGAAGATCAGGAACTCCTTCGTCTCCACCACGCGCCGGATCGCGGGCCACGCCAGCTTCGTGTCGCGCATCGCGCAGTGGATGCGCAGCCCGTCGTCCGACAGCTCGCGCGTCGTGGGATGGGCCGCGCAGCAGTTCTGCTTCTCCCACCGCCGGGCCACCATCGCCGGCGCGAAGAGGCGGAAGTACGCGACGTACGCCACCATCATCAGCACCCACGGCAGCATCCCCGCGGCGGTGCCGATCCCCCGCGTGGCGGCGATGTACGCGGTGTAGAGCACGTTGAACGCCGTCATCGCCACGAACCCCCAGATGCAGAGGTTGGCGACCACGCCCAGGCGCGCATGGCGGGTGTGCGCGCGGTAGAAGCGCGCGAACTCCCGGCGGTCCCACGCAAAGGTGTACGAGAGCGCGGGCGCGGGCGAAGCTTCCAGCTGCATGGAGATCACGGTTTGGTGGGAGACCGGGTCGAGGTGCGCCGGAATGTAAACAGACGACGCCCGCCGGGGAAGCCGTCCCCCGCGGGCGCCGGCCGGCAGCGGTGCTAGTTGTGGTGGTGGGTGACCGGGTCGCGCGGCTGCATCCACACGTGCGGGTGCAGCATGAAGTTCCACCAGCGGCGGCGGGGGCAGCAGTAGCGTTCCAGCATCAGCCCGCGGCGCTTCTCGACGTGCTCGGGGTG
This genomic window contains:
- a CDS encoding DUF262 domain-containing protein — encoded protein: MRTAATNKKVRELISLVREGKLIPRPEFQRRLVWTHKDKDRFLDTVLRGLPFPEIYVADGDVDLQTGAGTQLLVDGLQRVSTLIQYFEADPDLKLVDTSSYKGLTEDEKLAFLQYDVAVRDLGAVSRAMIVEVFKRINATKYSLTDIEINNAVYAGALKQYAGRVAESEFFKLHDVFTSVDYKRMGDLRFALTVICTLLVGYFNRDDALEELLSRYNDEFSIEDETDDRIQRTFSFIDECGFDNRSRAWKKADLFTLIAETDRCLSETSPNLQPSFAVDVLTSFYSAVERSSADGSTLPSIYYKAALQASNDRVNRLRRGIIVGGLLEGQTYDGIYQRMLSQGLIKPNDVEVVSASAIQEVPEAQPMQDNLDVS
- a CDS encoding glutamine synthetase III, yielding MPKLSARFDALAAAKGWEAPAGNGASGPNGRTMTDIESIFGEHTFGLAEMRARLPKQIYKALQRTVQKGEPLDPSVADAVALAMKEWAVEKGASHYTHWFQPLTGSTAEKHDSFITPNKGGGAVAEFTGKELIQGEPDASSFPSGGLRATFEARGYTAWDPTSPAFIVETPAGCYLSIPTAFASWTGEALDTKIPLLRSINALDVQARRALKLFGVDTPRVTATCGPEQEFFLIDQEFFYRRPDLVTTGRTLFGAKPPRGQEMEDHYFGAIPDRVLAFMMEVERELYRLGVPVKTRHNEVAPGQFEMAPIYENANLAADHQQLMMLTLRRVARKYGMACLLAEKPFAGVNGSGKHLNWSLGTDSANLLEPGDTPHDNMQFLFFCTAVLRAVDRHQDLIRASVAYAGNDHRLGANEAPPAIISVFLGDQLTDVLEQIEQHGSAASSKEGGLLGFGAPVLPHIPQHAGDRNRTSPFAFTGNKFEFRALGSSQSVSFPATVLNTIMAESLDEMCTALEGELAGGKGFEEALSKLLAEEIRRVKRIVFNGDGYSDGWQDEAARRGLLNHKTTLEALETLHDEKNAGMFEKYGVLSHRELESRIEVAYDQYFKTVNIEGETAEHIASTMILPAAVRYLNDLLAAADRGKGLGIASNGIMATIQKVSALVDELRGGLDELTRQNEELGGDTVESKSYHMRDHVIPAMTTVRGAVDRLEKVVPDDYWPLPTYRDMLFIK
- a CDS encoding Lrp/AsnC family transcriptional regulator, whose amino-acid sequence is MSNPARLDETDLRLLEMLQQHGRTSQHDLAVAVGLSSPAVGERVRKLEERGVIRQFTAVVDPKLLGRDVTAFIFTGIAGSQYYPEFRQRVTDHPEVLECHSVTGQGSHLLKIRTDSTSTLEGLLAEIQSWPGVQWTTTSIVLSTIKETAELAVASRPAAGSLQGNGAARGA
- a CDS encoding YcxB family protein, translating into MQLEASPAPALSYTFAWDRREFARFYRAHTRHARLGVVANLCIWGFVAMTAFNVLYTAYIAATRGIGTAAGMLPWVLMMVAYVAYFRLFAPAMVARRWEKQNCCAAHPTTRELSDDGLRIHCAMRDTKLAWPAIRRVVETKEFLIFFQTERYAHYLPKHALGGAAELQRVRGFLIRHTPVQSEKGLA